In a single window of the Streptacidiphilus sp. P02-A3a genome:
- a CDS encoding cellulase family glycosylhydrolase produces MPRGSARLGTDCRPVTWLGVNYWSRAGGPLMWRCYDGELISTELRTLREHGLNVTRSFYYWPDFMPAPDRVDEELCDRFADFLDRHQAEGLTTIPTFIVGHMSGENWDPAWRGDRDLYNDVWMVARQAWFAKEMVRRFKDHPAVAGWLVSNEMPIYGDARTATAEAVSSWAETVVNAVRAAGATQPVSLGDGAWGLENTGHDNGFRIRHSVEICDFLGPHVYRMEDDPVRQHHAAAWVCELNSTFGAPVVLEEFGVTSDFVSDANACHYYRQSLHNSLLAGATGWIAWNNTDYDDLADQPPYLHHAFEMHFGLTDRTGAPKPQFAELRAFSKILEQVDFGRCHRAPSDTALVVTSYFDTLYPFTRAEDRSSAQTTLRQAWVAARLADAPPALTRESDGLADGARLYLVPSVKQLLSPTWYALERRARDGATVYVSYSAGSHDEQRGPWYAHLNHLFGVRHQLEYGLVNPIEDDEIVFTLTRPFGGLAEGARLSFRAAGDASGRVFLPVVPLDAEVLATDAHGRPALLLRQVGSGSVVFSTYPLEQMAAGTPRVNPEATSTLYQALASHAGVRRPVTVDDARVSVDRLLHEDGRSFVWLVSQSGEELTVKPALPFGGGLFDLDGTALSELTLPRYGVRVVEWRTSD; encoded by the coding sequence CTGCCCCGGGGCTCCGCCCGCCTCGGCACCGACTGCCGCCCGGTCACCTGGCTGGGCGTCAACTACTGGTCCCGGGCCGGCGGACCGCTGATGTGGCGCTGCTACGACGGCGAGCTGATCAGCACCGAACTGCGCACGCTGCGCGAGCACGGTCTGAACGTCACCCGCTCGTTCTACTACTGGCCGGACTTCATGCCCGCCCCCGACCGGGTGGACGAGGAACTGTGCGACCGGTTCGCCGACTTCCTCGACCGCCACCAGGCCGAGGGCCTGACCACCATCCCCACCTTCATCGTCGGCCACATGTCCGGCGAGAACTGGGACCCCGCCTGGCGCGGCGACCGGGACCTCTACAACGACGTCTGGATGGTCGCCCGCCAGGCCTGGTTCGCCAAGGAGATGGTCCGCCGCTTCAAGGACCACCCCGCCGTCGCCGGCTGGCTGGTCTCCAACGAGATGCCGATCTACGGCGACGCCCGCACCGCCACCGCCGAGGCGGTCTCCTCCTGGGCCGAGACGGTCGTCAACGCCGTCCGCGCCGCCGGGGCCACCCAGCCGGTCTCCCTCGGCGACGGCGCCTGGGGCCTGGAGAACACCGGCCACGACAACGGCTTCCGGATCCGCCACAGCGTCGAGATCTGCGACTTCCTCGGCCCGCACGTCTACCGGATGGAGGACGACCCGGTCCGCCAGCACCACGCCGCCGCCTGGGTCTGCGAACTCAACAGCACCTTCGGCGCCCCGGTCGTGCTTGAGGAGTTCGGCGTCACCAGCGACTTCGTCTCGGACGCCAACGCCTGCCACTACTACCGCCAGTCGCTGCACAACTCGCTGCTGGCCGGCGCCACCGGCTGGATCGCCTGGAACAACACCGACTACGACGACCTGGCCGACCAGCCGCCCTACCTGCACCACGCCTTCGAGATGCACTTCGGGCTGACCGACCGCACCGGCGCGCCCAAACCGCAGTTCGCCGAACTCAGGGCCTTCTCGAAGATCCTGGAGCAGGTCGACTTCGGCCGCTGCCACCGCGCTCCCAGCGACACCGCGCTGGTGGTCACCTCCTACTTCGACACCCTCTACCCGTTCACCCGGGCCGAGGACCGCAGCTCCGCGCAGACCACGCTGCGCCAGGCCTGGGTCGCCGCCCGGCTCGCCGACGCGCCCCCGGCGCTGACCCGCGAGAGCGACGGCCTCGCCGACGGCGCCCGGCTGTACCTCGTCCCCTCGGTCAAGCAACTGCTCTCCCCGACCTGGTACGCCCTGGAGCGGCGCGCCCGCGACGGAGCGACCGTCTACGTCTCCTACTCGGCCGGCAGCCACGACGAGCAGCGCGGCCCCTGGTACGCGCACCTCAACCACCTGTTCGGCGTGCGGCACCAGTTGGAGTACGGCCTGGTCAACCCGATCGAGGACGACGAGATCGTGTTCACCCTCACCCGGCCCTTCGGCGGCTTGGCCGAGGGAGCACGGCTGAGCTTCCGCGCCGCCGGGGACGCCAGCGGCCGGGTGTTCCTGCCGGTCGTCCCGCTCGACGCCGAGGTGCTGGCCACCGACGCGCACGGCCGCCCGGCGCTGCTGCTGCGCCAGGTCGGCAGCGGCAGCGTGGTCTTCTCCACCTACCCGCTGGAGCAGATGGCGGCCGGTACGCCCCGGGTCAACCCGGAGGCCACCAGCACCCTGTACCAGGCCCTGGCGAGCCACGCCGGGGTGCGCCGCCCGGTCACCGTGGACGACGCCCGGGTCTCCGTCGACCGGCTGCTGCACGAGGACGGCCGCTCCTTCGTCTGGCTGGTCAGCCAGTCCGGCGAGGAACTGACGGTCAAGCCCGCGCTGCCGTTCGGCGGCGGGTTGTTCGACCTCGACGGCACCGCGCTCAGCGAGCTGACCCTGCCCCGGTACGGGGTCCGGGTCGTGGAGTGGCGCACGTCGGACTGA
- a CDS encoding LacI family DNA-binding transcriptional regulator, producing MKRPTMLDIANRAGVTKGAVSFALNGRPGVSEPTRRRILAIAEELGWQPNSAAVALSDGRAGAFGLVVDRPARTLGLEPFFMNLISGIQGELSGDGTPLLFTVAEDQRAELGIYRSWWARRRVDGVFLVDLRQDDPRIPVLEELRMPTVVVGGPGSSGSLPAVWSDDRAAVRTALRHLVGLGHRRIGRISGPEPLLHTRIRGTAFEQLSAEYGVLGRTVATDYSGEQGAAATRLLLRPDQPDGGLPPTALVYDNDVMALSGLTAVQALGLRVPRDVSLIAWDDSPLCGLVNPSLTALSRDIAGYGARAARLLRELAGGAEVGDLEDPAPRLQIRSSTGPAPRG from the coding sequence GTGAAACGTCCGACGATGCTCGACATCGCCAACCGCGCCGGTGTGACCAAGGGCGCGGTGTCCTTCGCGCTCAACGGCCGACCCGGCGTCTCCGAACCGACCCGGCGGCGGATCCTCGCCATCGCCGAGGAGCTGGGCTGGCAGCCCAACAGCGCCGCCGTGGCCCTGTCCGACGGCCGCGCGGGCGCGTTCGGGCTGGTCGTGGACCGTCCCGCGCGGACCCTGGGCCTGGAGCCCTTCTTCATGAACCTGATCTCCGGCATCCAGGGCGAACTCTCGGGCGACGGCACTCCGTTGCTGTTCACCGTCGCCGAGGACCAGCGGGCCGAGCTCGGCATCTACCGCTCCTGGTGGGCCCGCCGCCGGGTGGACGGGGTGTTCCTGGTCGACCTGAGGCAGGACGATCCGCGCATCCCGGTGCTGGAGGAGCTGAGGATGCCGACCGTGGTGGTCGGCGGCCCCGGCTCCTCCGGCAGCCTGCCCGCGGTCTGGAGCGACGACCGGGCCGCGGTCCGGACCGCGCTGCGGCACCTGGTCGGACTCGGGCACCGCCGGATCGGCCGGATCTCCGGACCGGAGCCACTGCTGCACACCCGGATCAGGGGCACCGCGTTCGAGCAGCTCAGCGCCGAGTACGGGGTGCTCGGCCGGACCGTGGCCACCGACTACAGCGGCGAGCAGGGGGCGGCGGCGACCCGGCTGCTGCTGCGCCCGGACCAGCCGGACGGCGGGCTGCCGCCGACCGCGCTGGTGTACGACAACGACGTGATGGCGCTCTCCGGCCTGACCGCGGTGCAGGCCCTGGGCCTGCGGGTACCGCGGGACGTCTCGCTGATCGCCTGGGACGACTCGCCGCTGTGCGGGCTGGTCAACCCCTCGCTGACGGCGCTGAGCCGGGACATCGCGGGCTACGGCGCGCGCGCCGCCCGGCTGCTGCGGGAGCTCGCGGGCGGCGCGGAGGTCGGTGACCTGGAGGACCCGGCACCCCGGCTGCAGATCCGCAGCAGCACCGGCCCGGCCCCGCGCGGCTGA
- a CDS encoding ABC transporter substrate-binding protein, which translates to MNLRPKPAGLLAGATAVTALIALSGCGGSASGGGSSSSASGPHGTLTLATGATGSFADDFNPFSPNVEAPTNGMIYEPLFFFNTAKAGDVQSWLGTSYAWSNGGRTLTVNLRHGVTWSDGQPFTSADVAFSFNQKIQNKALNSYGLPLAGATTNGDYQAIITFTQSQVTNGYLILGKSFILPKHIWSTVSDPTTWQNTRPVGTGAFEVQSVSGQVMTLTANTHYYMPGFPKVKTLKYLAFSGNNGTDAAVESGEVDWGGGFIPDIQTTYLDKNKNYVLSNVPLADTFLLPNTRSGPTTDLALRQAISEAMDRDFISKSVYNGETTPTNPEALLSPNFDSVADPALANASFDEGPANAKATLGKAGYKLGSDGMFSLPDGQPLNLTVQYVSGYTDYESILQIVQQELAEAGIRITIAAPSYAQYTTNQDDGDFQLLLTNAGYTPSPYSYYYNLLDSAVAPAIGTADTVGNFGRYANPAVDAALTRIAGTSDTAVQDQAFATVEQAVADDLPIIPLFQAQDEIEINGDNVTGYPTAADPYAATPLWLQPDDAWVAMRIATK; encoded by the coding sequence ATGAATCTCAGACCGAAGCCCGCCGGACTGCTCGCCGGTGCCACCGCCGTCACCGCGCTGATCGCCCTGTCCGGGTGCGGCGGTTCCGCCTCCGGTGGCGGCTCGTCCTCCTCCGCCTCGGGCCCGCACGGGACGCTGACCCTGGCCACCGGCGCCACCGGGAGCTTCGCGGACGACTTCAATCCGTTCTCGCCGAACGTCGAGGCCCCGACCAACGGGATGATCTACGAGCCGCTGTTCTTCTTCAACACCGCCAAGGCCGGGGACGTGCAGAGCTGGCTCGGCACCAGCTACGCCTGGTCCAACGGCGGCAGGACCCTCACGGTGAACCTGCGGCACGGGGTCACCTGGTCCGACGGGCAGCCGTTCACCAGCGCCGACGTCGCCTTCAGCTTCAACCAGAAGATCCAGAACAAGGCGCTGAACAGCTACGGGCTGCCGCTGGCCGGTGCCACCACCAACGGCGACTACCAGGCGATCATCACGTTCACCCAGTCCCAGGTCACCAACGGCTACCTGATCCTGGGCAAGTCCTTCATCCTGCCGAAGCACATCTGGTCCACCGTGAGCGACCCGACGACCTGGCAGAACACCAGGCCGGTCGGCACCGGCGCGTTCGAGGTGCAGAGCGTGTCCGGTCAGGTGATGACCCTGACCGCGAACACCCACTACTACATGCCCGGCTTCCCGAAGGTGAAGACGCTGAAGTACCTCGCCTTCAGCGGCAACAACGGCACCGACGCGGCGGTGGAGAGCGGCGAGGTGGACTGGGGCGGCGGCTTCATCCCCGACATCCAGACCACCTACCTCGACAAGAACAAGAACTACGTGCTCAGCAACGTGCCGCTGGCGGACACCTTCCTGCTGCCGAACACGAGGTCCGGCCCGACCACCGACCTCGCGCTGCGGCAGGCGATCAGCGAGGCGATGGACCGCGACTTCATCAGCAAGTCCGTCTACAACGGCGAGACCACCCCGACCAACCCCGAGGCGCTGCTCTCGCCGAACTTCGACTCGGTGGCCGACCCGGCGCTGGCCAACGCCTCCTTCGACGAGGGTCCGGCCAACGCCAAGGCGACTCTCGGCAAGGCCGGGTACAAGCTGGGCTCCGACGGCATGTTCAGCCTGCCGGACGGACAGCCGCTGAACCTCACCGTGCAGTACGTCTCCGGCTACACGGACTACGAGAGCATCCTGCAGATCGTGCAGCAGGAGCTGGCCGAGGCCGGGATCAGGATCACCATCGCCGCCCCGTCCTACGCGCAGTACACCACCAACCAGGACGACGGAGACTTCCAACTGCTGCTCACCAACGCGGGCTACACCCCCAGCCCGTACTCGTACTACTACAACCTGCTGGACAGCGCGGTCGCCCCGGCCATCGGCACCGCCGACACCGTCGGCAACTTCGGCCGCTACGCCAACCCGGCGGTGGACGCCGCGCTCACGCGGATCGCCGGGACCAGCGACACCGCCGTCCAGGACCAGGCCTTCGCCACGGTCGAGCAGGCGGTCGCCGACGACCTGCCGATCATCCCGCTGTTCCAGGCCCAGGACGAGATCGAGATCAACGGCGACAACGTCAC